A DNA window from Arachis hypogaea cultivar Tifrunner chromosome 18, arahy.Tifrunner.gnm2.J5K5, whole genome shotgun sequence contains the following coding sequences:
- the LOC112771171 gene encoding L-ascorbate oxidase homolog — protein MGCFMRVWCLLLVVQILVTCSIGEDPYRFYTWNVTYGDIYPLGVKQQGILINGQFPGPQIESVTNDNLIINVYNSLDEPYLISWNGVQQRRNSWQDGVYGTNCPIPPGSNFTYVLQVKDQIGSYFYFPSLAFHKAAGGYGGFKINSRSVIPVPFDPPAGDFTVLAGDWYKRNHTDLRAILDGGSDLPFPDGLIINGRGSNGYTFTVDQGKTYRFRISNVGIGTSINFRIQGHKMLLVEVEGIHTLQNTYDSLDIHLGQSMSVLVTADQPPQDYYIVVTSRFTSQVLNATSIFRYSNSAGTVAGPATIGLTTQIDWSLEQARSLRRNLTASGPRPNPQGSYHYGLINTTRTIRLQNSAPVINGKQRYAVNSVSFIPADTPLKLADYFKISGVFSLGSIPDNPTGGGGYLQTSVMAADFRGYVEVVFENPEDNVQSWHIDGHNFFVVGMDGGQWSAASRLNYNLRDTISRCTVQVYPKSWSAVYIPLDNVGMWNVRSENWARQYLGQQFYLRVYSPANSWRDEYPIPSNALLCGRAIGHSHP, from the exons atgggTTGCTTCATGAGAGTGTGGTGTCTCTTGTTAGTGGTGCAGATTCTTGTGACATGTTCAATTGGTGAAGATCCTTATAGGTTCTACACTTGGAATGTTACCTATGGAGATATTTATCCTCTTGGTGTTAAACAACAG GGGATATTGATAAATGGGCAGTTCCCAGGGCCGCAGATTGAATCTGTCACTAATGATAATTTGATCATCAATGTCTACAATAGCTTAGATGAACCTTACCTTATCTCTTG GAATGGAGTGCAGCAGAGAAGGAATTCATGGCAGGATGGAGTGTATGGTACCAATTGTCCAATCCCACCAGGAAGCAACTTTACTTATGTTCTTCAAGTAAAGGATCAGATTGGCAGCTACTTCTACTTCCCATCCCTCGCATTCCACAAGGCGGCCGGCGGCTACGGCGGCTTCAAAATTAATAGTCGCTCTGTCATTCCGGTACCGTTTGATCCTCCAGCCGGGGATTTCACCGTATTGGCAGGAGACTGGTACAAGAGAAATCACACT GATTTGAGAGCAATTTTAGACGGCGGAAGCGACCTTCCTTTCCCTGACGGTCTTATCATAAATGGTCGCGGTTCCAATGGATACACCTTTACAGTTGATCAAG GAAAAACTTACAGATTCAGGATATCAAACGTGGGGATTGGGACTTCCATCAATTTCAGAATCCAAGGGCATAAGATGCTGCTAGTTGAGGTGGAAGGCATTCACACTCTTCAGAACACGTATGACTCGCTTGACATCCATTTGGGGCAGAGTATGTCGGTGTTGGTAACTGCCGATCAACCACCTCAAGACTACTACATCGTTGTCACCTCTCGATTCACCTCTCAAGTCTTGAACGCTACCTCCATTTTCCGGTACAGCAACTCGGCCGGAACTGTTGCCGGTCCTGCCACTATTGGACTAACAACTCAAATTGATTGGTCTCTGGAACAAGCTCGGTCTCTGAGGCGAAATCTGACAGCAAGTGGACCAAGGCCTAATCCACAAGGATCTTATCATTATGGTTTGATAAACACAACCCGCACAATTAGGCTTCAAAATTCTGCACCAGTTATCAATGGGAAGCAGAGATATGCTGTGAACAGTGTTTCGTTCATCCCCGCCGATACGCCACTGAAGCTGGCGGATTACTTCAAGATCTCAGGGGTGTTCAGCCTCGGAAGCATCCCGGATAATCCCACAGGCGGCGGGGGTTACCTCCAGACCTCTGTCATGGCTGCTGATTTTCGCGGCTATGTGGAGGTTGTGTTTGAGAATCCTGAAGACAATGTGCAATCTTGGCATATTGATGGCCACAACTTCTTTGTTGTAGG AATGGATGGAGGTCAGTGGTCAGCTGCAAGCAGATTAAATTACAATTTGAGGGACACAATTTCTAGATGCACAGTTCAG GTGTATCCCAAATCATGGAGTGCAGTATACATACCTTTGGACAACGTAGGAATGTGGAATGTGAGGTCAGAGAATTGGGCTCGTCAATATTTGGGGCAGCAATTTTACCTTCGTGTGTATTCTCCTGCAAATTCATGGAGGGATGAGTACCCTATACCAAGTAATGCTTTGCTCTGTGGCCGGGCTATAGGCCATAGCCACCCTTAA
- the LOC112769246 gene encoding chaperonin CPN60-like 2, mitochondrial isoform X3 encodes MYRLASKLASSITSSTSRYAAGLFQVETIRAKTSTLALELVLQFFRGRNVIIEKSYGNPRITNDGVTVAKSIKFQDKAKNIGADLVKQVAKATNAAARAGTTCAGNTDRRLQIDYSWCKCHGFA; translated from the exons ATGTATCGATTAGCTTCCAAGCTAGCCTCCTCCATCACTTCATCGACCTCAAG ATACGCTGCAGGGTTATTTCAAGTAGAAACTATACGAGCAAAGACATCAACTTTGGCGTTGGAGCTCGTGTTGCAATTCTTCAGG GGTCGTAATGTGATTATTGAGAAAAGTTATGGGAACCCAAGGATCACAAATGATGGTGTGACAGTAGCTAAGAGTATCAAATTTCAGGATAAGGCTAAGAACATTGGTGCTGATCTTGTTAAGCAGGTTGCCAAGGCTACCAACGCTGCTGCTAgagctg GTACAACTTGTGCAGGCAATACTGACAGAAGGTTGCAAATCGATTATAGCTGGTGTAAATGTCATGGATTTGCGTAA
- the LOC112769246 gene encoding G-type lectin S-receptor-like serine/threonine-protein kinase At1g61370 isoform X2 yields MLPNTKSNNGRKVKIGVGVGVSVGVLCGLLLAFCLIWKRRKRATLKETNAALKDQSMEEQEEDPEVPLYDLTVIASSTDNFSHKNKLGEGGFGPVFKGTLENGQRIAVKRLSASSGQGIKEFKNEIALIAKLQHRNLVKLWFLILCFSNWLSTVKKA; encoded by the exons ATGTTACCAAATACTA AGTCAAACAATGGACGCAAGGTCAAGATAGGAGTTGGAGTTGGAGTCTCAGTTGGCGTATTATGTGGCCTTCTCTTAGCATTCTGTTTGATATGGAAAAGACGAAAAAGGGCCACTCTGAAAG AGACTAATGCAGCATTAAAGGATCAGTCCATGGAAGAACAAGAGGAAGATCCAGAGGTTCCATTATATGACCTAACAGTTATAGCTTCTTCCACTGATAACTTTTCACACAAAAATAAGCTTGGAGAAGGTGGTTTTGGACCTGTGTTTAAG GGAACATTAGAAAATGGGCAAAGAATTGCAGTTAAGAGACTTTCAGCTAGTTCCGGACAAGGGATCAAggaatttaaaaatgaaattgccTTGATAGCCAAACTTCAGCATCGTAATCTTGTAAAGCTTTGGTTtctaattttgtgtttttctaacTGGTTGTCAACTGTCAAGAAGGCTTAG
- the LOC112769246 gene encoding G-type lectin S-receptor-like serine/threonine-protein kinase At1g61370 isoform X1 encodes MLPNTKSNNGRKVKIGVGVGVSVGVLCGLLLAFCLIWKRRKRATLKDHVETNAALKDQSMEEQEEDPEVPLYDLTVIASSTDNFSHKNKLGEGGFGPVFKGTLENGQRIAVKRLSASSGQGIKEFKNEIALIAKLQHRNLVKLWFLILCFSNWLSTVKKA; translated from the exons ATGTTACCAAATACTA AGTCAAACAATGGACGCAAGGTCAAGATAGGAGTTGGAGTTGGAGTCTCAGTTGGCGTATTATGTGGCCTTCTCTTAGCATTCTGTTTGATATGGAAAAGACGAAAAAGGGCCACTCTGAAAG ATCATGTAGAGACTAATGCAGCATTAAAGGATCAGTCCATGGAAGAACAAGAGGAAGATCCAGAGGTTCCATTATATGACCTAACAGTTATAGCTTCTTCCACTGATAACTTTTCACACAAAAATAAGCTTGGAGAAGGTGGTTTTGGACCTGTGTTTAAG GGAACATTAGAAAATGGGCAAAGAATTGCAGTTAAGAGACTTTCAGCTAGTTCCGGACAAGGGATCAAggaatttaaaaatgaaattgccTTGATAGCCAAACTTCAGCATCGTAATCTTGTAAAGCTTTGGTTtctaattttgtgtttttctaacTGGTTGTCAACTGTCAAGAAGGCTTAG